Proteins co-encoded in one Desulfitobacterium hafniense DCB-2 genomic window:
- the rimI gene encoding ribosomal protein S18-alanine N-acetyltransferase encodes MMIRPMQESDLSTILEIEHACFPAPWAPQSFVSELRDNEYARYFCLEHEGNIIGYMGLWFILEEGHITNVAVAPGYQGMGGGEFLMRSVIDLMVKEGMERMTLEVRASNTSAQRLYERLGFVTAGVRKGYYSDNREDALIMWLDIGKD; translated from the coding sequence ATGATGATTCGCCCCATGCAAGAGAGTGATTTATCCACAATTCTGGAGATAGAGCATGCCTGCTTTCCGGCGCCTTGGGCTCCCCAGTCTTTTGTCAGCGAATTGAGAGATAATGAATATGCGCGGTACTTTTGTCTGGAACACGAGGGCAATATCATTGGCTATATGGGGCTCTGGTTTATCCTCGAGGAAGGACATATTACCAACGTAGCTGTAGCGCCGGGGTATCAGGGGATGGGCGGTGGAGAGTTTCTGATGCGCTCTGTGATCGATTTGATGGTTAAGGAAGGTATGGAACGTATGACCCTTGAGGTACGAGCTTCCAATACCTCCGCCCAAAGATTGTACGAACGTCTTGGCTTTGTGACAGCGGGAGTTCGTAAAGGCTATTATTCAGATAATCGTGAAGATGCCCTCATTATGTGGCTTGACATAGGCAAAGACTAG
- the tsaE gene encoding tRNA (adenosine(37)-N6)-threonylcarbamoyltransferase complex ATPase subunit type 1 TsaE, producing the protein MELEVQSLSADYTHALGYNLGKVLRGGDVVCLAGDLGAGKTALAKGIGEALAVQEPMTSPTFTFQIEYSGMAQDSPVRLIHMDLYRLRYPEEVEIIGVEDAFQEDAICLIEWPGIAEDILPDDSLAIRIEGSGEEPRLIGFSSQAEAWAERLKDIITEINLVNPFEY; encoded by the coding sequence ATGGAGCTGGAAGTTCAAAGCTTAAGTGCAGATTATACTCATGCCCTGGGCTACAATTTAGGAAAAGTGCTTCGTGGTGGAGATGTGGTGTGTCTTGCCGGCGATCTGGGGGCGGGAAAAACTGCCTTAGCAAAAGGAATTGGGGAAGCCCTGGCGGTACAGGAACCCATGACCAGCCCAACCTTTACCTTTCAGATTGAGTATTCAGGGATGGCTCAGGATAGTCCCGTGCGGCTGATCCATATGGATTTATATCGTTTGCGTTATCCGGAAGAGGTAGAGATAATCGGGGTAGAAGATGCTTTTCAAGAGGATGCTATCTGCTTGATTGAATGGCCGGGAATTGCGGAGGATATCCTGCCCGATGATTCATTAGCAATCCGGATTGAAGGATCAGGTGAGGAGCCGCGCTTAATCGGCTTTTCTTCCCAAGCGGAAGCCTGGGCAGAACGGCTCAAAGATATTATCACAGAAATAAATCTTGTTAATCCTTTCGAATACTAG
- the tsaB gene encoding tRNA (adenosine(37)-N6)-threonylcarbamoyltransferase complex dimerization subunit type 1 TsaB, giving the protein MKYLTIDTTTKVTALALADDGQLVAEGFLHTSKTHSERLIPVLDQVLEASAWKLQDLDFIGVVRGPGSFTGIRIGIATAQGLAQVLKLPLIGVLSLDSLAWAGHSRKEEIVPILDARKNEWYTAQYRWSEREEIPIRSREPFAVEPALWLKELAEQGKPIVFVGDAVSRYQEKIKAILGDKAVLLPDYLALPRGAYTVRCVWNEWQKGSQEKLVEPYYIRLSEAETNWAKKEEAQKGK; this is encoded by the coding sequence ATGAAGTATCTCACCATCGATACAACCACCAAAGTCACAGCTTTAGCTCTGGCGGATGACGGGCAGCTGGTGGCGGAAGGTTTTTTGCATACATCCAAAACCCATTCGGAGAGGTTGATTCCTGTACTGGATCAAGTCCTGGAGGCATCGGCCTGGAAGCTCCAGGATCTTGATTTTATTGGTGTGGTGCGAGGACCGGGTTCTTTCACAGGAATCCGTATTGGGATTGCCACAGCTCAGGGGTTGGCGCAAGTGCTTAAGCTTCCCTTAATAGGTGTGCTTTCCTTGGATTCCTTGGCTTGGGCCGGACATAGCCGAAAGGAAGAGATCGTACCGATTCTTGATGCCCGCAAGAATGAATGGTATACAGCTCAGTACCGATGGTCGGAAAGGGAGGAAATCCCCATACGAAGCCGAGAGCCTTTCGCGGTAGAGCCGGCACTTTGGCTTAAGGAATTGGCGGAACAAGGCAAGCCCATTGTTTTTGTCGGTGACGCTGTTTCCCGTTATCAAGAGAAGATCAAGGCCATCCTGGGGGATAAGGCAGTGCTTCTCCCGGATTATTTAGCTTTGCCGCGGGGAGCGTATACTGTTCGGTGTGTCTGGAATGAATGGCAGAAGGGAAGCCAGGAAAAGCTTGTGGAACCGTATTATATTCGGTTATCGGAAGCTGAGACCAATTGGGCTAAGAAAGAGGAGGCGCAAAAGGGGAAATGA
- a CDS encoding lysine exporter LysO family protein yields MWVLFVCLIAGAFVGWFRLLPKAVLNQAGRGMMIGVLILLLTMGLRIGVDQDTLSQLGNFGLQAFLFAVAAIIGSVVAVLLLERAFIGKAGMVPQQDKLEVDSTETTHPYRMTFTIIGAFIAGVFGGMIFFPQVWTVYLPTITTLALDFTLVMVGIDLGLNRDIWRHMLKVGWQVFLAPVGVVLGSIAAAMLVGLCFGWNLREGGAVGAGFGWYSLSGVLISDLHSVSLGTIAFLSNIFREVLAIIFAPFLARRVGPLALVAPSGATAMDSTLPLLVAVGPKGVSIVAIISGLSLSLLVPVLVPLVLG; encoded by the coding sequence ATGTGGGTTTTATTTGTATGCCTCATAGCAGGAGCTTTTGTGGGATGGTTTCGTTTATTGCCTAAGGCTGTCTTGAATCAAGCGGGGCGGGGGATGATGATCGGGGTATTGATTCTCTTATTAACCATGGGTTTGCGTATTGGCGTTGATCAGGACACTCTCTCCCAGCTGGGGAACTTTGGGTTGCAGGCCTTTCTATTTGCCGTTGCGGCAATTATAGGAAGTGTAGTGGCTGTTCTGCTGTTGGAAAGAGCTTTCATCGGGAAAGCGGGCATGGTTCCACAGCAGGATAAGCTGGAAGTCGATAGCACCGAGACGACTCATCCCTACCGTATGACGTTTACAATTATTGGAGCGTTTATCGCAGGAGTTTTCGGAGGGATGATTTTTTTTCCTCAGGTATGGACGGTATATTTGCCCACCATTACGACCTTAGCCCTTGATTTTACTTTGGTTATGGTAGGTATTGATTTAGGGTTGAATCGCGATATTTGGAGACATATGCTCAAAGTCGGTTGGCAGGTGTTTTTAGCACCTGTGGGTGTGGTGCTCGGCAGTATTGCGGCGGCTATGCTGGTAGGTTTATGCTTTGGATGGAACCTTCGCGAAGGGGGAGCAGTTGGTGCCGGGTTTGGGTGGTACAGCTTATCCGGTGTTTTGATCTCTGACCTTCATTCAGTCTCCTTGGGTACAATTGCTTTTTTGAGCAATATATTCAGAGAGGTTTTAGCCATAATATTTGCCCCCTTTTTAGCCAGGAGAGTTGGGCCGCTGGCTCTTGTTGCTCCCAGTGGGGCAACAGCTATGGACTCCACACTTCCTCTCTTGGTGGCGGTGGGACCTAAAGGTGTCAGTATAGTAGCTATCATAAGCGGTCTTTCTTTATCTCTTTTAGTTCCTGTTTTGGTGCCTTTGGTTTTGGGTTAA
- the nuoE gene encoding NADH-quinone oxidoreductase subunit NuoE, with amino-acid sequence MCEECKELVDPKEEQLEQILAHHKREKGALIPVLQEAQGLYGYLPEHVIKHISRGLGIPSAKVYGVVTFYAQFRLTPMGRNVISVCLGTACHVRGGAKVLEAIEKDTKIKDGQTTEDGRFTLEIVNCIGACGLAPVMSINGNVHGRLNADQIPGILAEYK; translated from the coding sequence TTGTGTGAGGAGTGTAAAGAGTTAGTTGATCCTAAAGAGGAGCAATTGGAGCAGATATTAGCTCATCATAAGCGGGAGAAAGGGGCGCTTATTCCTGTTTTGCAGGAAGCGCAAGGGCTTTATGGGTATTTGCCTGAACATGTGATCAAGCACATCAGCAGGGGGCTGGGCATACCTTCAGCTAAGGTTTATGGAGTTGTTACATTTTATGCTCAATTCCGCCTTACCCCTATGGGGCGCAATGTGATTAGTGTCTGCTTAGGCACGGCCTGCCATGTTCGAGGAGGCGCTAAAGTTCTGGAAGCCATAGAGAAGGATACAAAGATTAAGGATGGGCAGACCACGGAAGACGGGCGCTTTACTTTAGAGATCGTCAACTGTATTGGGGCCTGTGGATTAGCTCCCGTTATGTCCATTAATGGGAATGTCCACGGAAGATTGAATGCAGATCAAATCCCAGGAATCCTGGCAGAGTATAAGTAG
- a CDS encoding 5-formyltetrahydrofolate cyclo-ligase, whose product MKEDGKVSEEKRLLREHVLSLRSALTPEERASKSQRIRAIVTQTREFQEAGTIMLFMNFRDEVETTELAQKVLDLGKRLVLPRCAPKGVLIPALIGDLAKDIESGMWGIREPKKQELTEVDPLEIDGIFVPGAAFDGQGNRLGYGGGYYDRFFERVREGTPKIALAFHCQIVDRIPVEVYDKKVDMLITEQGAMRFKETL is encoded by the coding sequence ATGAAGGAGGATGGAAAGGTGTCTGAGGAGAAGCGGTTATTGCGGGAACATGTACTGTCCCTGCGATCAGCGTTGACACCGGAAGAACGGGCTTCTAAAAGCCAAAGGATTCGGGCTATCGTGACTCAGACCCGTGAGTTTCAGGAAGCAGGCACTATCATGCTGTTTATGAATTTCCGTGATGAGGTAGAGACGACTGAGCTAGCCCAGAAGGTCCTGGACTTGGGGAAGCGGTTGGTATTGCCGCGATGTGCCCCTAAAGGGGTGCTTATACCGGCACTTATCGGAGATTTGGCAAAAGATATTGAGTCGGGAATGTGGGGGATCCGTGAGCCCAAAAAGCAAGAACTCACTGAGGTAGATCCTTTGGAGATCGACGGTATCTTTGTTCCTGGGGCCGCCTTTGATGGGCAGGGAAATCGCCTTGGCTATGGGGGCGGATATTATGATCGGTTTTTCGAAAGGGTGAGAGAAGGGACGCCTAAGATTGCTCTCGCTTTTCACTGCCAAATTGTGGACAGAATCCCCGTTGAAGTTTACGATAAGAAGGTAGATATGTTGATCACTGAACAGGGTGCCATGCGTTTTAAGGAAACGCTTTGA
- the nuoF gene encoding NADH-quinone oxidoreductase subunit NuoF yields the protein MNTEAKKQVFICAGTGCISSGANTIIDLINVEIERRGLAKDVELIATGCRGFCEQGPTLVIEPAQRFYRRIQPEDIPELVEKELAQGEKVERLFYVDPQSGEPALSYEDISFFAKQTRIALKNCGFIDPTKLDDYLAHKGYEGLKKALTMDPEAIVEEVKESGLRGRGGAGFSTGLKWSLCRATPSDKKYVICNADEGDPGAFMDRGLLEGDPHAIIEGMLIGAYAIGADEGYVYCRAEYPLAIKNLQIAIKQAEEAGFLGNNILGSGFNFHLKINAGAGAFVCGEETALMASIEGKRGMPRVRPPFPAQSGLWGKPTNINNVETWSNIPHILRNGAQWYAQYGTEKSKGTKIFALTGKVNNTGLVEVPMGMPLRDIIFDIGGGIKDGGKFKAVQIGGPSGGCLPEDMLDLPVDYDTLTKAGAMVGSGGLVIMDETTCMVDIARFFLNFSQSESCGKCTPCREGNKRMWEILDRITRGEGREDDIEKLETLAYTVKETSLCGLGQNAPNPILATLKYFREEFEEHIHAKKCRAGVCSELLTYSIDAEKCKKCGLCARNCPANCISGNKNTPYVIDGERCIRCGSCMDSCKFGAVIRA from the coding sequence ATGAACACAGAAGCTAAAAAACAGGTTTTTATCTGTGCAGGTACAGGCTGTATCTCTTCAGGAGCTAATACAATCATCGACTTAATTAACGTGGAGATAGAACGTCGAGGGTTAGCAAAAGATGTGGAGCTCATTGCCACGGGTTGCCGTGGTTTTTGTGAGCAAGGGCCGACTTTAGTTATTGAACCTGCGCAAAGATTCTACCGGAGAATTCAGCCGGAAGATATTCCGGAGCTGGTAGAGAAGGAATTAGCTCAAGGGGAAAAAGTGGAGCGCCTGTTCTATGTGGATCCCCAGTCGGGGGAACCTGCTTTAAGTTATGAGGATATTAGTTTTTTTGCTAAGCAAACTCGTATTGCTCTTAAAAATTGTGGATTTATCGATCCCACCAAGCTCGATGACTATCTGGCTCACAAAGGCTATGAAGGCTTGAAAAAAGCCCTTACGATGGACCCGGAGGCCATTGTCGAAGAGGTCAAGGAATCCGGCTTGCGTGGCCGGGGAGGGGCCGGTTTCTCAACCGGTCTGAAATGGAGCTTATGCAGGGCTACCCCATCCGATAAAAAATATGTGATTTGCAACGCTGACGAAGGAGATCCGGGTGCGTTTATGGATCGCGGTCTTCTCGAGGGAGATCCTCACGCGATCATTGAAGGTATGCTGATCGGCGCTTATGCCATTGGTGCTGATGAGGGCTATGTTTATTGTCGAGCAGAGTACCCTCTGGCGATCAAGAACCTGCAAATTGCCATCAAACAAGCCGAAGAAGCGGGATTCTTAGGGAATAACATCCTGGGTTCCGGATTTAATTTTCATTTGAAAATCAACGCCGGAGCCGGAGCCTTTGTCTGCGGTGAGGAAACCGCTTTGATGGCATCTATCGAGGGCAAACGCGGCATGCCCCGTGTGCGGCCTCCTTTCCCGGCCCAAAGCGGATTATGGGGTAAGCCTACCAATATCAATAATGTTGAGACCTGGTCCAATATTCCTCATATCTTGAGAAACGGAGCCCAATGGTATGCCCAGTACGGAACGGAGAAGAGCAAGGGGACCAAAATTTTTGCGCTAACAGGTAAGGTTAATAACACAGGGCTGGTTGAAGTCCCCATGGGAATGCCCTTAAGAGATATTATCTTTGATATCGGCGGCGGCATTAAAGATGGTGGAAAGTTCAAGGCAGTCCAGATCGGCGGTCCCTCAGGGGGGTGCCTGCCGGAAGATATGCTGGATCTTCCTGTAGATTATGATACCTTAACTAAGGCCGGTGCTATGGTAGGTTCCGGTGGTCTGGTTATTATGGACGAAACCACTTGTATGGTGGATATTGCCCGCTTTTTTCTGAACTTTTCCCAGAGTGAGTCCTGCGGAAAATGTACCCCCTGCCGTGAAGGGAATAAACGGATGTGGGAGATTCTCGATCGCATCACCCGTGGTGAAGGCCGGGAGGATGATATTGAAAAACTGGAAACCCTGGCCTATACAGTTAAGGAAACTTCACTGTGCGGCTTAGGTCAGAATGCGCCCAACCCTATCCTGGCTACCTTAAAGTATTTCCGGGAAGAATTTGAAGAGCATATCCACGCCAAAAAATGCCGGGCCGGAGTCTGCAGTGAACTTCTGACCTACTCTATCGATGCCGAAAAATGCAAAAAATGCGGACTATGTGCCAGAAATTGCCCGGCTAACTGTATCAGCGGCAATAAGAATACCCCCTATGTGATCGATGGGGAAAGATGTATCCGCTGTGGAAGTTGTATGGATTCCTGCAAATTTGGCGCGGTTATCCGGGCCTAG
- a CDS encoding amidohydrolase → MKAKTSLFIRDGLIKTMKGQEFIGGILVEGTQIKALGENLVAPEGAEIIEAHGKLILPGFIDAHCHVGLGEEIYQNEGDDLNEMTDPVTPELRAIDGINPEDEGLRDARLGGVTAVFSTPGSGNVIGGTGVVLKTVGKVVDKMIVREPAGLKVAFGENPKMVYGGEQKKMPMTRMATAALLRQALVDAETYLEKLEQGIEDPEKVPERDLGMESLIRVIKREIPLRAHAHRADDIMTAIRIAKEFNVDLVIEHCTEGHKIAEEIAEYGYPAVVGPSLVNRAKVELKDKSFETPHVLTQAGVKVAIITDHPVTPIEQLSLCAALVARAGMDEEEALKAITINPAEILGVDHRLGSLEVGKDADIVIWSEHPFVLKSRPETVIINGKVITD, encoded by the coding sequence ATGAAAGCAAAGACTAGCCTTTTTATCCGTGATGGTCTGATCAAGACCATGAAGGGTCAGGAATTCATTGGCGGCATCCTGGTGGAAGGCACACAGATAAAAGCTCTTGGGGAGAATCTGGTTGCTCCTGAGGGAGCGGAGATTATTGAAGCCCATGGGAAGTTGATTTTACCCGGCTTTATTGACGCCCATTGTCATGTGGGGCTGGGAGAGGAGATCTACCAAAACGAAGGGGATGATCTCAACGAAATGACCGATCCGGTTACCCCTGAGCTTCGTGCTATCGATGGCATCAATCCGGAGGATGAAGGTTTACGGGATGCTCGTTTAGGAGGAGTTACGGCTGTGTTCTCCACACCGGGCAGCGGCAACGTTATTGGTGGGACAGGTGTCGTGTTGAAAACAGTCGGCAAAGTCGTGGATAAGATGATTGTACGGGAGCCGGCAGGGCTGAAGGTAGCCTTTGGAGAGAATCCCAAAATGGTCTATGGTGGGGAACAAAAGAAAATGCCTATGACCCGTATGGCTACTGCCGCCCTGCTTCGTCAAGCGCTGGTGGATGCTGAGACTTATCTGGAAAAGTTAGAACAAGGCATCGAGGACCCGGAAAAGGTACCTGAGCGGGATCTGGGGATGGAAAGTTTAATCCGGGTGATTAAACGTGAGATTCCTCTGCGGGCCCATGCTCACCGGGCCGATGATATTATGACGGCTATCCGCATTGCTAAAGAATTCAATGTGGATCTGGTTATTGAACATTGTACCGAAGGACATAAGATTGCTGAGGAAATCGCCGAGTATGGATATCCTGCCGTTGTGGGTCCTTCACTGGTCAACCGGGCTAAGGTGGAATTGAAAGATAAGTCTTTTGAGACCCCCCATGTCCTGACACAAGCAGGTGTTAAGGTGGCTATTATTACAGACCATCCGGTGACTCCGATTGAACAGCTGTCCCTTTGTGCAGCGCTGGTGGCACGGGCCGGAATGGATGAAGAAGAGGCTTTAAAGGCCATTACAATTAACCCGGCGGAAATTTTGGGTGTGGATCATCGCTTAGGGTCTTTGGAAGTGGGTAAAGATGCGGATATCGTGATTTGGAGTGAACATCCTTTTGTCTTAAAGTCACGCCCGGAAACGGTGATTATCAACGGTAAGGTGATCACGGATTAG
- the tsaD gene encoding tRNA (adenosine(37)-N6)-threonylcarbamoyltransferase complex transferase subunit TsaD, translating into MNNKDINILGIETSCDETSAAVLRNGCELLSHIISSQIKTHQKYGGVVPEVASREHILHLQSVVEQALQEAKMGFGDLAGIAVTYGPGLVGSLLVGVAGAKAMAYGAGIPLLGVNHLEGHIYANFLHNPGLKFPLLALLVSGGHSHLVYFEGHGKYQVLGQTRDDAAGEALDKVARTLGLGYPGGPYIQKAALEGNPHAYEFPRAMLEPGSLDFSFSGVKSAVLNTLNSARMKGETVNVADVAASFQEAIVDVLVRKTLLALARTKAPTLVLAGGVAANTLLRERLTEATQKRGIAFSYPPPILCTDNGAMIATAGYYRYLDKDYAPWNLNAIPGLNLA; encoded by the coding sequence GTGAACAATAAAGATATTAATATACTTGGAATTGAGACAAGCTGTGACGAGACCTCAGCTGCTGTGCTTCGCAATGGCTGTGAGCTGCTCAGTCATATTATTTCATCACAGATAAAGACCCATCAAAAATATGGCGGAGTTGTGCCGGAAGTGGCCTCTCGGGAGCATATCCTGCATTTGCAAAGTGTTGTGGAGCAGGCTTTGCAAGAGGCAAAGATGGGGTTTGGCGATTTGGCGGGAATTGCCGTAACCTATGGACCGGGGCTTGTGGGCTCTCTCCTGGTAGGGGTGGCAGGAGCAAAGGCGATGGCTTATGGGGCAGGGATTCCGCTGCTGGGAGTTAATCATTTGGAAGGACATATCTATGCGAACTTTCTTCATAATCCGGGGCTGAAGTTTCCTTTGCTGGCTCTCCTTGTCTCGGGAGGGCATTCCCATTTGGTCTATTTTGAAGGACATGGAAAATACCAGGTTCTTGGGCAGACTCGGGATGATGCTGCCGGAGAGGCTTTGGATAAGGTGGCCCGGACCTTAGGGCTGGGTTATCCGGGTGGACCATATATTCAGAAGGCTGCCCTTGAAGGGAATCCACATGCCTACGAATTTCCCAGGGCAATGCTTGAGCCCGGCAGTCTGGACTTCAGCTTCAGCGGCGTGAAGTCGGCGGTGCTCAATACCTTGAATTCGGCACGAATGAAGGGCGAGACCGTAAATGTTGCCGATGTGGCGGCTTCTTTTCAGGAGGCCATCGTCGATGTCTTGGTGCGTAAGACCTTGCTGGCCTTGGCTAGGACAAAAGCTCCCACTCTGGTTCTGGCCGGGGGAGTAGCAGCTAATACTCTGCTAAGGGAACGCCTCACTGAGGCAACTCAAAAAAGAGGAATTGCTTTTAGTTACCCGCCCCCAATCCTCTGTACGGATAATGGGGCCATGATCGCGACTGCCGGATATTACCGTTATTTGGATAAGGATTATGCTCCTTGGAATTTGAATGCTATACCGGGACTGAATTTGGCTTAA